In a single window of the Metopolophium dirhodum isolate CAU chromosome 2, ASM1992520v1, whole genome shotgun sequence genome:
- the LOC132938551 gene encoding dnaJ homolog subfamily C member 2 has protein sequence MKDKERPPILNVQHRIVETVGPWILRYLSGSTVQDKCLTNGEEVEDTNESFIDEETESDTIYLKTLDPKEWKDQDHYQVLGLSKLRYKATEAQIKSAYRRRVLNHHPDKRKKLGEKVQGDDDYFTCITKAWETLGNKTKRRAYDSIDPKFDNSIPSKEMAKKSDFFQLFGPVFVRNSMWSEQSSVPLLGDIDSSRDHVDRFYNSWYGFNSWREFSYLDEEDREQASDREERRWIEKQNRANRTKLKKEESTRIRQLVDLAYANDPRLLKFKKEEQERKAAVKQAKKDAIRQKQEEEIRLREEEEAKVQKEKDEREAVEKAQRNALKAEKESQKKALKKERKHIRDLCKTNNYYIQHGDNVIEIMSGVEKICDQLSAIQLKQLASALQIEGRKALIEKLKQMECRVEMNNVIKNDIKIVEKNNNDWETDDVQLLIKAVNLFPAGTSQRWEAVANFINQHSKNGDRNAKQVLAKAKSLQNTNFTDNALKSEMNANAYDQFEKEKKCESQIPEVVSERPVGWSADEQKLLEQALKTYPNAVKERWDRIAECVPTRTKKECMKRYKEIVEIVKAKKAAQV, from the exons ATGAAAGACAAAGAGAGACCacctatattaaatgttcaacatCGTATAGTGGAAACAGTCGGACCATggatattaagatatttatcagGTTCAACTGTTCaagataaatgtttaactaatgGTGAAGAAGTAGAAGATACAAACGAATCATTCATCGATGAAGAAACTGAATCCGATACAATTTATCTAAAAACTCTAGATCCTAAGGAATGGAAAGATCAAGATCATTatca AGTTTTAGGATTATCAAAATTACGATATAAAGCCACTGAAGCACAAATCAAAAGTGCTTATAGACGTAGAGTTCTTAATCATCATCCAGATAAAAGAAAAAAGCTTGGTGAGAAAGTTCAAGGAGATGATGATTATTTTACATGCATCACTAAAGCATGGGAAACACTTGGAAATAAAACTAAAAGGCGTGCTTATGATTCAATTGATCCTAAATTTGACAACAGTATTCCTTCCAAGGAAATGGCAAAAAAATCTGACTTCTTTCAATTATTTGGACCAGTATTTGTTCGTAATAGTATGTGGTCAGAACAAAGTTCTGTACCACTTTTAGGAGATATAGATAGTAGCCGTGATCATGTTGATCGTTTCTACAATTCTTGGTATGGTTTCAATTCATGGAGAGAATTTTCATATCTTGATGAAGAAGATCGTGAACAGGCCTCGGATCGTGAAGAACGAAGATGGATTGAAAAACAAAACCGTGCAAATCGTACTAAGCTAAAAAAAGAAGAGAGTACTCGTATTAGACAATTAGTTGACCTAGCATATGCCAATGATCCaagacttttaaaatttaaaaaggagGAACAAGAACGGAAAGCAGCTGTGAAACAAGCCAAAAAAGATGCAATTAGACAAAAACAAGAAGAAGAAATTAGACTAAGAGAAGAAGAAGAAGCCAAAgtacaaaaagaaaaagatgAACGTGAGGCTGTAGAAAAAGCACAACGAAATGCACTTAAGGCAGAAAAAGAAAGTCAAAAGAAAGCTTTGAAAAAGGAACGTAAACATATACGGGatttatgtaaaacaaataattactatatacaaCACGGTGATAATGTAATTGAAATAATGTCTGGTGTTGAAAAAATTTGTGATCAACTTTCTGCCATACAACTTAAGCAATTGGCTAGTGCCCTCCAAATAGAAGGTCGCAAAGCATTAATAGAAAAACTTAAACAAATGGAATGCAGAGTTGaaatgaataatgttattaaaaatgatatcaaaattgttgaaaaaaataataatgattgggAAACAGATGATGTTCAATTATTGATAAAAGCGGTAAATTTGTTTCCAGCCGGTACAAGTCAACGTTGGGAAGCTGTTGCAAATTTTATTAATCAACATAGTAAAAATGGTGATAGAAATGCCAAACAAGTATTAGCAAAAGCTAAATCTCTTCAAAATACTAACTTCACTGACAATGCTTTAAAATCTGAAATGAATGCCAATGCGTATGATCAATttgaaaaggaaaaaaaatgtgaatcaCAAATACCTGAAGTAGTTTCAGAACGTCCAGTTGGATGGTCGGCAGACGAGCAAAAATTATTGGAACAAGCTCTTAAAACATATCCAAATGCAGTAAAAGAACGTTGGGATAGAATAGCAGAATGTGTTCCAACCAGAACGAAAAAGGAATGTATGAAAAGATATAAAGAAATCGTTGAAATAGTTAAAGCCAAGAAAGCTGCTCAAGTGTAA
- the LOC132938547 gene encoding DNA replication licensing factor MCM4 → MSGRTPQRNGNTTPRGDRTPRNSATTPRGGQTPSRNSSTTPRGGRTPTRNGTTTPREGRTPTRNSTTTPREGRTPSRNNMTPRANGRSPHARTPGSVSSRRSGAIVSEASSPARRFMTSPLRGLRTSEVDLSSPINYGSPLSSVDSRATGFTMRSGGSVQRNNLSVNRRQRQVDTANYENGAPRPDPDNQDVAPNLVIWGTDVVVDRCRLRFQHFIETFCVNESELPHYMTKLSNVLEMEIPYVDIDCGHLHKFDSEIYDQLICYPQEVIPVFDTVVNEVFFTKYPAADLTHVTKALQVRPFNVQKTKNMRFLNPEDMDQLITVTGMVIRCSDIIPEMRDAFFRCIVCSYTTIVEIDRGNIAEPTLCPHCNTNHCFELVHNQSNFTDKQLTKLQESPDEMPAGQTPHTVNLYSYNELIETVQAGDRVSVTGIYRAVPMQVNPRMRNFRSVYRTHIDILHFLKNNDSRISFAVEEKNKISEERIEVLRQLSKTEDIYDRLSNALAPSIYENCDIKKGILMQLFGGTRKTSIKKNHLRSEINILLCGDPGTSKSQFLSYVYDIVPRSQYTSGKGSSAVGMTAYVIKDPETRQLVLQTGALVLADNGVCCIDEFDKMSESARSVLHEVMEQQTLSIAKAGIICQLNARTSILAAANPCESQWNKNKTIIENIQLPHTLLSRFDLIFLMLDPQNEQYDRRLANHLVSLYYQNEHYERDEQMDTSLLQDYITYGRETFQPILNEESRQKLIQYYVNMRTIGSGRGQVSAYPRQLESLIRLSEAHAKMRYSNVVEMTDVDEAWRLYREALKQSATDPLSGKIDVGILTTGLSSAARQRRHDLAEYLSKVISSQPKSTIFNYQKLLSEAKSAFPFQVIREMLDDALKEVQDLGQIMVTGRTTIRRI, encoded by the coding sequence ATGTCAGGTCGCACACCTCAAAGAAATGGTAACACTACGCCAAGAGGAGACCGTACTCCTCGGAATAGTGCCACTACGCCAAGAGGAGGACAAACTCCTTCTAGAAATAGTTCCACTACTCCAAGAGGTGGCAGAACTCCCACCAGAAATGGTACTACCACTCCAAGGGAAGGAAGGACTCCCACCAGAAATAGCACTACTACCCCAAGAGAAGGAAGGACTCCTTCTAGAAATAACATGACACCAAGAGCTAATGGCCGTTCACCTCATGCTAGAACACCTGGCTCTGTTTCCAGTCGTCGGTCAGGGGCTATAGTCTCTGAAGCATCTTCACCTGCTCGTCGTTTTATGACAAGCCCTCTGCGAGGTTTGCGTACCAGTGAAGTAGACCTTAGTTCTCCAATAAACTATGGCTCCCCTTTAAGTTCCGTAGATTCTCGGGCTACAGGTTTCACAATGCGTAGTGGTGGTTCAGTTCAAAGAAATAACTTATCGGTTAATCGTCGGCAAAGGCAAGTGGATACTGCAAATTATGAAAATGGCGCTCCTCGTCCTGATCCTGATAATCAAGATGTTGCTCCCAATTTAGTCATATGGGGTACAGATGTAGTAGTTGATAGATGTCGATTAAGATtccaacattttattgaaacattttgTGTGAATGAATCTGAATTGCCTCATTATATGACTAAATTGAGTAATGTTTTGGAAATGGAAATCCCATATGTAGATATTGATTGTGGTCACTTACATAAATTTGATTCTGAAATTTATGATCAATTAATATGCTACCCGCAAGAAGTTATCCCAGTTTTTGATACAGTTGTTAATGAAGTATTTTTCACTAAATATCCAGCAGCTGATTTGACACATGTTACTAAGGCTCTTCAAGTTCGACCTTTTAATGTACAAAAAACTAAGAATATGCGATTCCTTAATCCTGAGGATATGGATCAGCTAATAACCGTTACAGGAATGGTAATTCGATGTAGTGACATTATACCTGAGATGCGTGATGCATTTTTTCGTTGTATTGTATGTTCTTATACAACTATTGTTGAAATTGATCGTGGTAATATTGCTGAGCCAACTCTATGTCCCCATTGTAATACTAATCATTGTTTTGAATTAGTACATAACCAATCTAATTTTACTGATAAACAATTGACTAAGCTTCAAGAATCCCCTGATGAAATGCCAGCTGGTCAGACTCCACATACTGTCAATTTATATTCCTATAATGAACTTATTGAAACTGTGCAAGCTGGTGACCGTGTATCTGTAACAGGCATTTATCGAGCCGTTCCAATGCAAGTAAATCCTAGAATGAGAAACTTCCGTAGTGTATACAGGACTCATATTGacattttacactttttgaaaaataatgatagCCGTATATCATttgctgttgaagaaaaaaataaaataagtgagGAACGAATTGAAGTATTGAGACAATTATCTAAGACAGAAGATATTTATGATAGATTGTCTAATGCTTTGGCGCCTTCTATATACGAAAATTGcgatataaaaaaaggtatactAATGCAGTTATTTGGCGGGACCAGAAAAACTTCTATAAAGAAAAATCATTTAAGGTctgaaataaatatactattatgtggTGATCCAGGTACAAGTAAATCACagtttttgtcatacgtttatgATATTGTACCCAGAAGTCAGTATACTAGTGGTAAAGGGTCTTCAGCTGTTGGTATGACGGCTTATGTAATTAAAGATCCAGAAACCAGGCAACTGGTTTTACAGACTGGAGCTTTAGTTTTGGCTGATAATGGAGTTTGTTGCATTGATGAATTCGATAAAATGAGCGAGTCGGCCAGGAGTGTTTTGCATGAAGTTATGGAACAACAAACTTTAAGTATTGCCAAAGCAGGTATTATTTGTCAATTAAATGCTAGAACTTCCATCTTAGCTGCTGCAAACCCGTGTGAATCGCAGTGGAATAAAAACAAGACcattatagaaaatatacagCTTCCTCACACGCTGTTATCCagatttgatttaatatttttaatgttagatCCACAAAACGAACAGTATGATAGAAGATTAGCCAATCACTTAGTATCTTTGTATTATCAAAATGAACACTACGAGCGAGATGAGCAAATGGATACTAGCCTACTTCAAGATTATATAACTTATGGGCGAGAAACATTTCAACCTATTTTGAATGAGGAAAGTAGACAGaaacttattcaatattatgtgaACATGAGAACTATTGGAAGTGGTAGAGGACAAGTATCTGCATATCCAAGACAGTTAGAATCTTTGATACGGTTATCTGAAGCTCATGCTAAGATGAGATATTCAAACGTCGTGGAAATGACTGATGTTGATGAAGCTTGGAGATTATACAGAGAAGCACTAAAGCAAAGTGCTACAGATCCTCTTTCGGGCAAAATAGATGTTGGAATACTTACTACAGGATTGAGTTCGGCTGCAAGACAAAGACGACACGACCTTGCAGAATATTTGTCAAAAGTGATATCAAGCCAACCAAAATCTACTATATTTaactatcaaaaattattaagtgaAGCTAAATCAGCTTTTCCATTTCAAGTAATCAGAGAAATGTTAGATGATGCACTTAAGGAAGTACAAGATTTAGGACAAATTATGGTTACAGGAAGAACCACTATTCGTCgtatttga
- the LOC132938553 gene encoding uncharacterized protein LOC132938553 isoform X1, with the protein MASNLKTTDTEKLNMGMKSIVSEFEVSCDKVKQLKDNKELYNQMKYTVKKLSIEGESNDYATQLSNFKEALKNEQLFYFNKTGISQNFLSKDVQLESAANILQETGIDDYNASSLFTKYLSMIEKCNKQKEFIDDIDEHLNKLKIIIEQQNDLKCELSNINYSPVGYTAEPINIKPIESIQTVDNCDEIVKLVKKITDIEKKQEEICSETSELKCEQKKMYHGLPPNMDQAMMAVQIAEQAMKAITKKLMEKL; encoded by the coding sequence ATGGcgtcaaatttaaaaactacggatacagaaaaattaaatatgggaATGAAATCAATAGTAAGTGAATTTGAAGTAAGTTGTGATAAAGTCAAACAATTGAAAGACAACAAAGAGTTATACAATCAAATGAAATATACTGTCAAAAAGTTATCAATTGAAGGAGAAAGCAATGACTATGCTACACaactttcaaatttcaaagaAGCTTTGAAAAATGAACAATTGTTTTACTTTAATAAAACTGGAATTTCTCAAAACTTTTTATCAAAAGATGTCCAGTTAGAATCTGCGGCAAACATCCTACAAGAAACCGGTATTGATGATTATAATGCAAGTAGCCTATTCACTAAATATTTGTCAatgattgaaaaatgtaataagcaAAAAGAGTTTATTGATGACATTgatgaacatttaaataaattaaaaataataattgaacaacaGAATGATCTTAAATGTGAATTATCTAATATTAACTACTCACCTGTAGGCTATACAGCTGAACCTATCAATATTAAACCAATTGAAAGTATACAGACTGTAGACAACTGTGATGAAATTGTGAAGTTGGTCAAAAAAATAACGGACATTGAAAAGAAACAAGAAGAAATTTGTTCAGAAACTTCTGAATTAAAATGtgaacagaaaaaaatgtaccatGGATTACCACCAAACATGGACCAAGCAATGATGGCGGTACAAATAGCAGAGCAAGCAATGAAGgctataactaaaaaattaatggaaaaactgtag
- the LOC132938553 gene encoding p53 and DNA damage-regulated protein 1 isoform X2, whose amino-acid sequence MFDENTTMEYLFQVERQAEKILLNKSEMVALDKSRNSNRMAIRALTNCKIPEDKIWMAVGLTMVKVSVEKAKTMLQADQVTLNNRMNILRSDIKVEVNKLNDMEYKEPVKGLFLNPLTKKEMKAMNQVLGIAD is encoded by the exons ATGTTTGACGAAAATACAACAATGGAATACTTATTTCAAGTAGAAAGACAAGCAGAAAAAATACTTCTTAATAAAAGTGAAATGGTTGCCTTGGATAAAAGTAGAAATAGTAATCGCATGGCCATTAGAGCATTAACAAACTGTAAAATACCAGAAGATAAGATATGGATGGCAGTGGGTTTAACCATGGTAAAAGTTTCTGTTGAAAAAGCTAAAACTATGCTTCAAGCAG atcAAGTTACTTTAAATAATCGTATGAATATTCTTCGAAGCGACATTAAAGTTGAAGTGAATAAATTGAATGATATGGAATATAAAGAACCAGTGAAAgggttatttttaaatccacTTACAAAGAAAGAAATGAAAGCAATGAATCAAGTACTCGGAATAGCTGATTAA
- the LOC132938554 gene encoding MIP18 family protein galla-1, with the protein MILTISSLLMMFANLMQQTKKIIQEKYLKNDSGNTTVNPIAIEATDEQLDEKTHELKDQIYDIIRTIKDPEKPATLEDLSVVYENGVEVINQRNLKLYTVRIEFNPTVPHCSLATLIGLSIRIKVIRSILENVKLDIYIKEGAHTTEEEINKQINDKERVAAAMENPSLRDVVEKCIKEEE; encoded by the exons aTGATTTTGACTATAAGTAGTTTGTTGATGATGTTTGCTAATCTCAtgcaacaaacaaaaaaaattattcaagaaaagtatttaaaaaacgaCAGTGGAAATACGACGGTAAACCCGATTGCAATTGAGGCTACTGACGAACAACTCGACGAAAAAACACATGAATTGAAGGACCAAATCTATG ATATTATTAGAACAATTAAGGATCCGGAGAAACCAGCTACGCTGGAAGACCTTAGTGTCGTGTATGAAAATGGAGTAGAG GTAATTAATCAAAGAAACTTGAAACTATATACTGTCCGAATTGAATTTAATCCTACAGTACCACATTGCAGTTTAGCTACTTTAATTGGCCTTAGCATAAGGATTAAAGTTATAAGATCTATTTTGGAGAATGTTAAATTGGATATATACATTAAAGAAGGTGCTCACACAACTGAAGAAGAAA ttaacaaacaaataaacgATAAAGAACGTGTTGCAGCTGCAATGGAAAATCCAAGTTTAAGAGATGTagtggaaaaatgtataaaagaggAAGAATAA